The genome window TGTAACCAAGTGTTCTCGCCACTACATCACATAACTCAGCCAACTCTAAAGGAAAAGCAGTTTTATTTTCCTCACTATATACCTGAAAATAGGTtcagtttaaaaattgtttgcattattatatttaatttatttcaaatatttattaaacaaacacaatttctgaatatatctttaatttatttggaataattaagaaaatatgtttgctatattttctagtttactgtttgtttatctgcatagaaaattattcaatgcattatattgtaaaactttaatattaacattgtaCTTTAGTATCCCAATTGTGATGATATCCTAGTGTAGTCCATCTCAATTTCTTTTGCAGTTTCCTGTCACATACTCcacttttaaaacattctGCCCACCAATCATCAACCGGTTTATCAATATCTATGTTCCTTTTATGAGGCTTTCTTGGGTATTCTTCTAAGCATTTTCTCATCCAATACCTCTGACCTAAATTTGTAAATggattctttattataataaatccaGGATTATTATTTGAAGAGAAAATTTCCCATTTGGATACATCTTCTAAACCTAACGATTTTGCTCTTAAATCATCCTTTACCACTTGTGAGATGATTTTTACCTGTAAggtaattttcattttgtattatttgcaGATCTCGCATGATCTTGAAAATACTAGATTACCTTACATACCTCGTTTGAGAAATTGGTATTATCGACAGATATAACAGCCTCAAGCGATGGTTTAGGTTTAttacttttgtaatatttgaacactttcataaaattatcgttTCTCATATCCCACGTTCTTTTCAtagtaatgttttattcatatcatcataataaaaaggttCCCTGACAGGCTTGCGACTTTAAGCCTTTGATAATCAtcactaatataaatgtattgaagTTGAAGATTGATATTGTATGAATGTATGATAACAGTAATATaacctataaattttattctacttCAAAACTTTGAAGGATACTTATCTTTAaagtatatatctatttaatgtacaatatGTGGgtaatttcacaaaattttaataaattagcataaaaataaaattaataaatatatttgccgccaagtttcatattatttaagcaaGTAACAACACATTACATAGAGACCAGAGttcatattattcaattatatatgtgCAAATAGAATCAAGAATGACATtgtaatgatgataataaatgaattttcaaGAAACAATAAGCAAATATTCAATACTTATATAGTACTTTATAATGGATgtgattttcaattttttttgtttatcaaagatatttttaaaccgCAAGACAAATTTTACGCATGTTTTTGTGTTAAGTCTATCCATAGTATCAAAGCTCCCGAACGGTTGAACCAAATTtactattcttttttttttaaatttgttacttGACCGAAAGAATACGAAAGTGTCAAGTAAGTCCTATTTTAATTTCGTAGAGTTCTGAGAATTTGAAGgcattttaacttttatgtcAAATATTCGTACAAAAAAATCTGCGCACTAACAAGCTACTTTAAAGTTTATGGTTACATATACGTAATTaaatctttgtttttgttaataaattacatacgtTAATATGAGTAGTATAGcatgattataatatgtagaagAATATGTACTATATCTTGTTTGGCCATGGTGATATCATTAGAAAGAGACACTACCGCCGAGAGCCTTCTCATTCGGACCGATTTTTGCGCCATAGCACACAATCTAGTTAGTACTTATATATAgtacttgtacttattattctgtggttTAACGGCTGCTCACTGCGTACTGCATTCTGCTCAAAGAGTAGAATAATTTTGCTCATTACATAGTGACTAGTTTTTAATCTGTGATTCTGCTGTCTGACATCTGTCATCtacaatgtttttgttttcaattttccGAGTTACAAATTTaaccatataatttaaaattatcttgaaaaattgttcactgtaatttaataaatactatattataataagaacaagtaattaaaatgaaatctgTCCAAGAACCTGAGgatataaaagtaaacatcaatgatttttttatattgtccaTTTGATTTCTGTTTTAGTAtctaaaattaactattttccATTTCACAGATTGAAGAGCTAGATGGGAAAGCAAAACTGAGAAAATGGTTAAATATGAACTTTAGAATAGAAATGACTGATGGACGAATTCTTATCGGAGTGTTTCTTTGTACGGATCGAGATGCTAATGTTATACTGGGTTcgtaatttcttatttatttatatattaaagagaGCGACACATTGTTtgaccaaaaataaaaatttgaacaacACTCGAAAGACTCCAAGATTAGAGTCTTAGACCAAAACtccaaatttatgtatttgtattaaaaaaaactgtactTTATACTTAATAAGGCGAAAACATcatgaaaaatatagtatttataaagcCGTCCGACCTGGCTTCACTCAAGATACAAAATACACAGCCTAAAGTACTcagaattatatacatatccaatggtgaaataatttatgtaaggGGTCCAGTAGTTCTGTGATAagtgaaaacaaatatacaaacaaactcttcaactctattttgtctatattttttttatttatattctttaccTGGAAGAAATTAAGGGGCAATATCGTATtaggaatatttaatttttaacatgtttCCTGTTTTGTTGAgacactttttaaaaattacattgtatttaatttatggttACAGGTGCTTGTTCAGAGTATTCAAAGAATAGTGATGGAGAGCCTGAAGAACCAAGAGTGCTAGGTCTGGTCATGGTGCCTGGTAGGCATATAGTCTCAATACAGATAGATGATACAAATCCAccccaaaaatattattatgaggaatgaatttgttttcttgaaacacacttatttatattttaggttattaaaacaaatattgatacggtcttcttttaattatattccaaATCTTGAAAAATAAGGATTTAATTAGGAATAAggaatagatttaaataaattaatgtaacaatCTAAACTTTAGCGCTGTTTGGACAGCgataatattagattataaaacatgataacaactaaaaattaatcatggtaaagttttattgaatataattattttctcaaGGGCAAAAgagtgttaattaaaaaaaaatggttaagtaatttatgaaagaaataaaaatattgtattaaggtaaaaaaaaatataattatatttacagattATCCAATAGTTGCTTCAGAACATTAATTTcaaggtaaatatttttcgattCATTAGCAAACGGGTTATAGCTATCTTtatccaatattattaaagaagaGAGGAATTGtgttaaatctttttttatatctttgatACCTTGATCTGGTCTATTTAAGACAGTTTCCAAGAATGTTCTGTTTAGAATATAGTTGATACACATAAAGGGATGCTTGGAGTTATCATTTGTCAAATGAAGATAAAAATCAGTGCTCAAGTTCCTTATGTTTTCATCCTCATCTTGCAAGAGAATAATGGCAGAGTTTATGGCATGAATCTTGACATCATCTGGTAAATTGGGAAAGACTGATGTCAATTCATTATTAGCTAATGCACTTATAGTTCTCATATCTGTATCATAATTTCCAGGATCACAGAGTTCAAAAATAACATGggatatttttcttatatcatCGACTTGCAAATTCTTACCACATATTCTAGCTGCAAAGGGTATAAAATACCTTGTGcagaattttttgtttaatagtttCCGAAATGTATCAGTACTTATTTGtacattcaattcaattttctttgataatatataaacaaatttccaAATCTCATAGCTACTTATAGCCTTGCTTGAAGATATTAATGTGTAAGCAATTTGTGATAGCGGTTGTGCTGCTAAATGCAAATCTTCTTCAAGTTTCTGgcaaattatttcagtatgtGATTCGAGGTCACTAAAATCTAGAATAGTTAAGAAATATCTAGCCAACATATCCCAAGTGGTGTTCTCTATGAagtatttaattctaaaatttgCCCATACAAATGCCCCAGGTAAATGCTTATTCTTTGAAACTTCCAAACATACTTGACTTATAGAATCATCTATTTGAATTAAGTCTtcagatataaatattctttcaaatatcACTCTATTCAAGTAGCTATGTTGCCTACTTTGCAagataagattatatttttgtctCAATGCCATAACATCAGACTTTGGTGAGTCTTTATATATCTTGAATAATTCATCCATTAACATCAAAATTCCATGTAAAGAATtttcagaaatatatttatactcaaCTAATAGTTGATAAATTTCtataaaggaataaatattgataatacatCGTGAAACTAGTCTTCTTACTGTATATATGGGGCTGcctaaacatatttttaaacattccaGTAACTGCAAATCATTATGCCTTTGAACTTTTAAatcatatgaaaaattatatctttttgCAATATTTGCTAGTATGTTTAAAATAGGAACTAAATTAGATTGTTCTTGAATATCAACACAATATGTTATCTGCTTTAGTTTTGTAAGGATGAAAGACCACAATTTTGAGGAATGAGTTCTAAATTCATCACAACCTACAGTAGCAACAGTTTCTTCATCAACACCTGATGCTTTTTTCTGTCCAATTAATTTAGGAACCAATGCTCCATATAACTGAAGGGCTGCATTCCTatggaaaaacatatattatttttataattcagggtgttaaaaaaaattaatcattttataaataatgataattttcgTCTACCTGATTTGCCAATGGGGACTTGtcaaattttcaaatgcaAGCTTGGCTAATTTTGCTGAATAATACATCATCTCGGACGCCAGGCTACTATCAGTTACTATTTTAgtaagaaaatgtataaatatagcttTGGGTAAGTCTTGCTCTTTGTCATTGCattctttttcaattaatgtatCCGAAGTTTCTGCACACACTTTCAGTAaggcatttataaaatagtgaaataatggctgaaaaaaatattgattttaatgagattaaaaaaagtgatttatgagttaattattaaaaaaaacttacttttCCTTTCTTCATATCACTAGAAACAATTCTATGAATCATTATAGACAGACCTGCACCCCTCCGTGTAACTGAGGCCATGACATTTGCCTCA of Zerene cesonia ecotype Mississippi chromosome 16, Zerene_cesonia_1.1, whole genome shotgun sequence contains these proteins:
- the LOC119832836 gene encoding nucleic acid dioxygenase ALKBH1 yields the protein MKRTWDMRNDNFMKVFKYYKSNKPKPSLEAVISVDNTNFSNEVKIISQVVKDDLRAKSLGLEDVSKWEIFSSNNNPGFIIIKNPFTNLGQRYWMRKCLEEYPRKPHKRNIDIDKPVDDWWAECFKSGVCDRKLQKKLRWTTLGYHHNWDTKVYSEENKTAFPLELAELCDVVARTLGYSTFKAEAAIVNYYHMDSTLSAHTDHSEVNLEAPLFSFSFGQSAILLLGGHDKSVKPTAFLLSSGDIAVMSKEARLCYHAVPKILPASIHHWNNKDMTCSSNLGVEFKYIVEDDLIKEMNKNLNMEEWSKFNTYVEESRININVRQVLNENQNSLNDQSI
- the LOC119832837 gene encoding N-alpha-acetyltransferase 38, NatC auxiliary subunit; amino-acid sequence: MKSVQEPEDIKIEELDGKAKLRKWLNMNFRIEMTDGRILIGVFLCTDRDANVILGACSEYSKNSDGEPEEPRVLGLVMVPGRHIVSIQIDDTNPPQKYYYEE